The Branchiostoma floridae strain S238N-H82 chromosome 12, Bfl_VNyyK, whole genome shotgun sequence genome segment ACAATTTCATTTTCGGCGAAACAAGCAGACAGAAAGCACCCCTGGAGGCCCCGATTCGGACGAGCAAACATGTCTAGCTGTTTGGCATGTGGCGGCCATGATGGTTGCACTTCGCGGGAAAAACATCTTTTGTCCCTCGCCTCGTAAAAATTCTATTACGAAAAAAATACCGGCAAAGAAGGCAGATTTCGCGTCAAAATTTTTGCACAAGAGACCAATGAACAAATTGCCCCGAGAAACTATACCCCATTTGTTCGGGAACGGGAAATAAAGCTGACTTACCGATGAATGATCAGAGCCGATGAACACAAATCTGAAGGCAGTATGCAAATGCTTTCTCAAACAGGACGTCACGTGCGTGTCCTTCGGATGGGTGCATTTCTGTACTGGAGGGGGGGAGAAAATattattttgtgataaatttaTCCGTAGCTTTGCTTAATAATATATTTTAGAACAAATATTTCACTCAAATTACATTAAATAAGTTTCTATAGCAATGTTTAAATCATTACTCAAGATTATTTCAAAATCTATGATGATATTAAATAGCTATTTACAAGTTTTACCCCTAGAAGTCTAATGGACCTAATCTGACGTCACGTCCGCCGCGCTGTGATAGCATTCATTAGCCTATCTGTCTTTGTGCGCTTCGTGAGCTTCGAATCATTCGGTAAGTGTACGGTTTATTAATGTTCTTTGACAAATATGATACTTTTTATCGGATagatttttttattggtatgTTGGGTACAATTTCTGACcaaaatttcttctattttgtcgAAATTGGTTGTGCTGGAGACATTTTTTGGGGGACGTGACGAACAAAGATGTTTCCCCGCGCAGTGCAGCATCATGGCCGACGCGTGCATGCATGTTTTTGTCCTCGCTTTTTGTTGAAACAAGTCCTCGTGTTGCGAACGGACGTCTATGTTACCCAAACATGAGAATTCACTTCAACACAGACTTTCCGATATTTCAAACTCCAAATCTTGCTTAATCGGAAATTTCGTTGAAACCTGATTTTGACGGCTAAGCGTTTCagaaaaaatatgcaaatgagcataCCCCCACCCTAAATGTATCACTCCGCCCAGTGAGTAGGTAGCCGCTGCACTCAaatggaaaatcatataatcATAAttgggtcacatttttctgcccaAGAATTTCtcactgcacattttctgaaatatttcaattaCATATTGTACTTATTTTTTATATTGTACTTGATTTTTTAACGCACAGATTTTTGACGTGCAGAAAACCTGTTCCTGAAGGATAGTAAGAGACTGGTTTGATAGACTAGAGAAACGCTGCCAGCAGTCGGTTGACACCCAACCACACTTTCATTAATCTATGGCTTAAATGATGTGAACTCCAGAACTACTGCCTTTGTACAGAAAATGATCGGATTAGTTTTATGACCTTTATAGTGTGCGACAATGAACAGACTCCCGCGGCGGAACAGTTCAATCTTGGGGGAACAGGTTTTCTGCGCGTGAAGAATTTGTGCGTGCAcatgaaaaataaagttcctgaaatactgtaaatgcagaaaacatttttccataacagtaatagactacagtgcatggtgctaccgcgaaattaaaaccaccgcgaaaagtccattttcccgctaccacgaaattaaatccccgcgaacttaaatgcatttacagtatgtcagaAAAATtataatttcccatctgttacctgaattttgggTTTGAAAAGACCCTGATTTTTAAATCCCGTGCGAAtatgttaatttgcatattgcaaACAGTTCAAAATCacgtaaatttgacagaaatagatggaaaaattactcatgtagttttatattgtaaaacttaacaatttgaggcttttctccattcaagaagcttcatttcatcttttttggagtagattgtttcacgcgcaaatttcaaactttttgcgcatgaaaatacaacatttaaaatcacttgaaaatcacTCGGATCGAGATTTTGTACTCAAGAATGCAACAGTATGATACataattccattttgtgccatctcATTTGAGCTTTTAcatataaaactgcaaaaactttttaaatcccttgggaatcagctaatttgcaaaTTGTCACGCACAGATTTTTCATGCGCACAAAACCCAAACTATATTACTCCTTTCTAGAACTTTATTTTTAACATGGCCAgattcccctattactattcggtcAAGTGGGAGTGGGAGTCAGTTGGGTAGAGTACTAGAGACTTCTCGGGTGTGCGGCTTAGCTAGCACactgtttgaaaaattttcagAAAGTCATGTAGAATTTTGGGGGGGGGTCTAAAACTacaaaaaatgcttatttttgcagAGAACAGGTTTTCTGCATAGGAAAGAATATTTTTCCTTAGATTTTGTCATAAACTGTGCAATACAATTTTCCATTTGTAAACCTGaattttcctttcaaattgTCTGATTTTCTGGTAAAAGTCTTTGTAGACAGTTTTTTCGCAGACATTTTTTATGTTGCTTTTGCACTGTTCAGTAAGattgttttccattttttccaGTAAACATGTCTGGAGAAAAAGAACCAGGGTGAGTAGAATTTGCTTCTTGTTGTTTGTGGTGTTATGATATGTTTGGAAATTTTGGACCAGACATTCAGAAAGGACTTACTTTTCCAAATGCAGTACTGAGGAGCATATAACTTTATAAGTGCACTGAATTATCTTTTGCTGCTTAACAGTTATGTCATCTTTTAACTCATcgcttgttcttttctttctgcacAGAAAGCTGTTTGTTGGGGGACTGAGCTGGGATACCACATCAGGTAAGGATATCAAATAAAGTTTGCCTTGTTATAAATAATCAACTTCTGACAGAAACTCACATATTATCCTTCTGTGCAGTCAGTACACACAATTTCATTTAGTCTTATATGTAGACATCCCTATTCCTGTAATTGGTGTGTATGCACTGTGATGTTGGGATTGTTGGCTGTGTTACGTAGTACAAAAATATTGCATGACGAATGTCCACAACTAACAAATGCATCAATTGTTGTCCTTTATTAGAGGGCCTAGAATCAACCTTCAGCGAGTATGGCGAGATCACAGACTGCAAAGTCATCACCGACAGGGAGACAGGCAGGTCTCGGTAAGGAACACTTCATGTCATGATTTGAATTTTATACTTAAAAAGCCTGTTTTGTAGATCAAGGGGAAAGGGACAATTACCGGATTGCTGCACAGTAAAAAGGACAATACCCAGGTATCATTGAAATGTTTACTAATAAGTTAAGCATTGTTGCCTGGGTGTCTACATAAGAGGTTGACACATGACCGTGTTGGTACCATCAACTTGGTAGACTCTAGTTACCTTATATAGTAAGATGATATTGTCATCGAATGTTCAACTATTGTATTAAAGATAATGACTTGGCACATATAATCATATTGGAAGTGTGACATTAAACCTGTTATGATCCTCACCTAATGTCTCTTGCTTTTCAGTGGCTTTGGATTTGTAACATTTGCGAACGACAGTGACGCTGCCAATGCCAAGAAGTGTATGGATGGCACCGAGCTTGATAGTAGACAGGTAAAACTAATCTGCATGTTTGACATTTGATCACACCCTTCAAATAGTAAATGTCAAGTTTTCAAACAAATGCCTCCTattgaaaaatgttgtgttccaTGCATTTCAAAACGTTAAATTGCTAGTGTATTTTCAGGCTGTATTCTGGATATTTgggtgattgttttatttttaatggTGGTATTGTCTTTAAACATGCAGATTCTACTGCCTCGACTGTTTAAATGCTACTGATAAAggaaaatgaccagaaaagtAATTTAACATGTTCAAAATGCTGGACACTTCTTGTATAATTAATGGACAAGAATTAAAGAGCTTgaataaatgattttaaaaagagCTTCCTTAAAAGTGGTAGAATGCAGCATGAAAATACTCCCTATACTAAGAATAGATGACTTCACCAGACTTTGAATTGACATTTCAAATTCCATTTTTTCCAGTTCTGTTCTGAAGATTTTCACATGAACGGGCATTGTAATCCATGTTTGCTTTGGATAGGTCACTTACCAGGTTACTCTGACACAAATGTTGCAGATGAGATGCTGTAAGGTGGAGAACTAGAATGTTACAAGTTGAAATGTACACTTAAATATGCACCATGATTGTGATTTGGGGGTCAGTTTCGCTTGTTTCATTTTATGAGGAAATTGATTGGTTCAGAATTTTAAAGAAACCAAATTTGTTTATTGTATTTTGAAGGTAAATTATTTGAAAGTATTGATATGACAGCAAACCGCACACATGCTACTGGATAGTCCATTGACTGGTTAGGCTTCCAGGAGATGGGGATGCCAAAGTATTGTCCTAGATGAGAAGGTAACTATCTAAATTAGTTGGAAGCTGTGGATGACATAGAAACAGTATTGGAAAGCTCTTCTCAGAGGTTTTCATTGCTGTGGTCTATCCATTAATGTCTACAAGACGGTCGGAAGAACTTCGCGCTGACTGCCCGGAAAATTTTTCGGAACGGTTACACCCAAAATGGATCATGACCAAGACGAGAGGACTGGAGAAGTGGATCGTGCAAAAGCATTGGCAATGATGAAGTCAACAGTCTTTTGGCTTGCTGCAAAACTTTGCCACCTAAATAGACAGACCGCGGAAATACATCGCATATTTGGGAGCATTTCAACCAAAATGAAAATGTGACTGAATGCCATATGCAGCGAATTTGTACTTTGGCTGGTAACGTTTCGCAATCAAGTAATATAACTGATgaaacaacttttttctgaagTATGTCAAACATCTTGACATGGCTTTGTTTGTGACTGTTACCTTTggactggaaaaaaaagaatgcaAAGGTTGCAGATTGGCTTAGGTCAAAaatctgatttttcttatttttaaacCATGCCAAAGTACACAGTGAACAAATTAATAATAAGACAAGTAGCAAGTCACGAAATCAGCAAAAGGAAAAAGATGTAAGTAAAAAAATTGAGTGGACTACAGGCCATATTTGAAGACTTATAGCACAGAATCTCAGTCCAAAAATGTATTGTTGCATCCTGTACAATCAGAAAAACCTGGATTTCACAGAGATGCCAGCTTTCTTTGGCTCTTCAAGTAAGCAGGAAACAGGGTACAGGAAAGCTGcaaatacaaatcaaagaaATGTGTTGTGCATGTCTTATACAAGCATGCCAGCAGAATAGTTTGACCTCTATTACAGTTTCTTAGAGGTACACAGATTGATTTGTTTTGGAATAGATAGGGTATTATGATGAATAAGTGCTTTGTGATTACCAAAAAGTAGCAGCAAAAGCCTAGAAGAGGCACAAGAGAAGCCTGTTAATGTCCAACTCGTAATAGGAAGAAGTAAAATGATTTTGGATGGTAGGGGCTAGTAGAAGGATGACCGTTGGAGCGGATGGCGGCGGCAGCTCCGGGTGTAAGCCAAAAGCGACCGGTGGCAACCCCTTCGAGTCGGCGGCGGTAGCGGTGTAACCAAGGCGACAAAACTGGGTCGGCAAACCACCCAAGCGTCGGTCAGGTAAGGACAAATTGTCCTGAATTGAGACCGAACAGCGGCAAGCCGCTGAAGTGGGCATGGCCTGAGTTCAAATAAGACCACAGCCCCACAGGAAGTTTTCTACACAAATACACCAAACTTTGATTAGGAACATTAAGACACATAGGGTGTCATTCTCATGATGATAAGGATGATATTTATTTCTAAGAACTTTGAAAGTGCTGTCAGCAGAACACAGGAAATGCACAATTTGGTACAGGTTTTTCTCAGCTGAAACTTGCTCAACTGCAGTTTCTTACACAACTGTAGATACTGGCACTTTTCGTTATTTTTAGATGAAAGTGGACCAAACAAAAGAGTTAACCCTGGGTCTGAGTACACGGCAATTATTTTTCCTGTATTCAATTGACAGCCTCTCACATAGCTCTTAGTCCCAGTGGTAACTTAATGACAATAGAATATAAAGATCGCTTTAGACATGCAGATTTTAGAAATCTGCATGTAATGTTTCTTGCTTTTAGTTCTTTGCATTCTCAAAATGTTGGAGTGTAGATCTTCATCTTATAGAAGTCCTTTCTCACATAGCAGTCTCAAAATGTTAGATTAGAtctacattttgttgtctttttttctgccaTTTTGCAATGATACAAGGCAGGAGAAGCATTTTGGTTTGGTTGCAAAGTAATTAACTGGTAATTAAAACATGGGAATCTTCATCTGTGTGAAAGTAAACAGGTGAAGTTTTCCATGTGCGTCATATTCCAGTCTACAACACGCTGCATTCGTCATTTGAACATCATGTACTCTGACAAGGTAGTAGTGAGAGGTGAAACTAGCTGCTCTGGGTAAGGAAAACAAAATCTCCTAAGAGGGATTTTATTGGACAGTAAGATCTACTGTCGTGAAGCCGAAATAAAGTTGAGTTGACCTTCCGCAGTTGCCGTGTTCCTTTCATACCAGCTAAGAATAGTCACTAGCTCACTGGTGTTGGTTTAGTAATGTTTGACTTGAAGAGTGAGATTATTTCATGTTCTATTCCTGTTGATGAACTTCATGAGTGAATCAGGAACACCTTACCCCCAGCAGAACGCCACTAGCGATGTGAGGTGAGCAGTGAGGCCAGTTCAGCTGTAAAGAAACTCTGATACCGACCGGTGCCGACTGCCGCGAAAAAAAAGCTACCTCTTTCTAATTATTTGTTGTTTGGCTTCTGTTTTCTCATTAGATCCGTGTGGACTACGCCAGCAAGAAGAGTGAAGTAAGTCAATTTTAGAATATTTATTACGGGAACAAGTTTAAGGATACGTATTAACGATGATTTTGAACTATAATTCAAAAGTTTTGCTTTATTGTGTGCTTTAACTCTGATTTTATAAAGACTCCATTATGTTTATGTTGAATGTCTTGTTTCCTCCCTCAGGGCGGCGGAGGTGGCTACAGGGGTGGTCGTGGTGGCGGCCGGTATGGTGGCGGTGGTGGTGGATATGGCGGCGGCGGATATGGCGGTGGCGGCGGATATGGTGGTGGCCGTGGAAGACGCCAAGGAGGAGATCGTTACGGAGGTGGAGGTTATGGCGGCGGCCGTGACAACCAGTATGGCGATGGTGGCGGTGGACGGAGCTACAACCGTGGCTACAATGATGTAAGTACTAGTGTAACACTCACTGTGTTTTCAGATCAGTGTTCATTCCTCAAAAGCAAATAAAGGGTGAGCTTTGCATATAGATTGTTGAATAAAGATTAAGATATATTATGCTATAGTTACCAAGATGGAAGGACTTAAATGAACATCTTGTAAGTTTCTTGTGTAGAGTTGAATAGAAATAAGAATGTCCTACTTGGTTTGCAAACAATAGAGTCAGACCCCCTCATATGCCATCCGAAAGATGCACTGCATATCGTTACCTGTTGGCCAAACGGCTTGCCCTTTGACAGCTACGGGGCTTTACTTTCTTTAGATATCTTTACAATTCCTTACATATCAACTTAGACAGAAGGGGGTAACAATGTCATCACAATCTCCCTTAATTTGTCCCCCAAAAAAACTGCACATTCATGTAGATAATGATTTCAACTTATAAACCAGATCAGTTTTTGTTACACCCAAAATTAGATTGGAATGACATCTCTGTAGCAGCAAAAGTGTTACCAGATTAGGTTCATCAGATGGTTGCGATGAAAAAGACAAATAAAACTTTTGACCCTGCTATACCAGGAGTAGCCttctgcattaacagtatgAATAGTCAGAAGAAGAAACATGTGTCCGTTGGCATATATGCTCATAGTTGAAAGTACCAATGGTGAACTATTATTTAAAAGAAGACTACCTGTTTTCCAAAAGCATTGAAAGGGTTGCATGTTTAAACAGTTACCAAATTTCTATGAatggttttgtgatttttaaagACCTAAGGAGAAGGGTACAAATATGTTTCCACTGGAAATGTACCACAGAAAATTTAGTTTAAAcctaaaagtacaaaaatatacattgaaGCTCTCTGCAGAAAATGAAGAACACCacttttgattctgttgtaaGTAGCAGATCTCAAATTTCCTGAGATGTGAAAAGTAGAAACACCAGTAAAACCTCTCTCTTGGATACTACAGGATTCTTCAGGATACGAGTCCCGCCAGCATCGGGTAAGCCCAAACTTACAATATTCTGAAGAGTGCCAAGTCTTGTTCATGGAGGCATGCTCCCAAGCAAATTCTTTGCAAGTTTTTCAAACTGTTGGCAATGTGATTTTGTGATTGGTTGAATTTGGACTTGACAACTTTCTGATGACATTGACACAATTGGTGTGATCAAGCATCTTGTACAAATCAAGCATCCATAGTCCATTCAAGTTAAACCAACCAATCTTCTCAGAAATACCTGTAGTAACTTTCCATGTGGGAAATAAGGAGTGTGATCCATCAGGCTGTTTGTTCAGtgccagaaaaaaaacacagcatgtCTTCTGCATTGATTGGTGTGCCTTGAGTTTCCCTTTTTGCTTTTCAATCCAACTCATTGGTCTGGTGAAGCTTTGCACTCTGGTTGGCTTTGaacattcttctttttttttattaacccATTCATAAAAAAAGTGGTTTGTTCTTGTAGAATCAGGCTGCTTCCCCACAGATGTGATCAAAATGTTGACCTGGTCTTTGTCCTGTTCTTTTGAGTTATACATCATCAAGCAGTTCCTGCAAGTTAGCTGAGACAAAGGAAATCTAAAAAGTGCAAAGATTAAGTCttctatgaaattcaacatACCTCTACCATCTAAATTTTGCTGTAGTGTTTGACTCCAAAACCATTTTCTTTGAGCAAAATTCTCAAAACGACAATTTAGAGTTATTGACAACTGGTGATAGAGTAACTCTACCGCTGTAAGCCTCTAAAACTAACTACGGGCACCTTGTCACTCACGTGGGCATAAGGTCAAAGGGCAGGGCCGAACCACGGTCAACAGGTACTGACTCACCTTGGTGGTTGTTTTCGGTTTGGGTTCCTCATCTTCCATCCTCCCCTCTGTTTTTTCTGACTCCATCCTGAATACCCGTGGAAATATGGCACTAACCACACTTTGCTGCCAGCCTTGTCTGATGCAGGAAAAACTCCACAAGATAGCATTTGCTATGTTTCAAGCTAACCTTTGAATGGATCCTTCCACGACCATTGAAACTCTTCCTGCTTCATCCTTATACCACCATATTTTCACTTTTCCTGAGGTCAGACAAGGTCGTCAACAGCATGGCTCAtaaggtgtgttttgttgcactAGTGGTCAAGTGCATAGTAAAAACGGTGTCCCAGCACTATTGACATGTGATAGATATCTCATCTTCCTCTTAATTCTTGTTTCAGTACCAGCCATACTGAGAAGCCACAGGACACATCCCCAAGCCGAAGATAGGGGAGGTTAACTGTTTACTCTTATCAGCACCCAAGGTTACTGAGCTAGTGTCAATGTGTATCTTACATGAAGATGTTCCTAGGTGCCTCTTGCTGTGCTCAGATGCAGCAAGGGACATTTAGGAACTTCTCTTAAGGGTGTttgtatgttaaactttgtcaCATATCTTGTATTACCCAATTCTGTACCTGGTTGGAAGTGAATTAAGGTAGTTCCAGGTTTTCTTGAGtattaaaatattttttcttgatGTACAAGtagtgagtaaaaaaaaatctccccATACATCAACGTTTGATCCCTTGTGAAGCATTGGCAAATCCTTGCCATGTATTCCACTATATACGAATAACACATCTGTACCAACATGTAAAACGATAAACATAAGTCCAAAAATGGCATGTAGTCTGCTGGGGTGCTAGTTTGTATGCATTTATAATGATAAAACTAAGGTAGAACTGTAACTGTAAGAAGATTTCACCTGAAGTGAATAGTTTGCTAGGTatctttttgccaattttgattTCCTGATCTCGGTTCTGTCACTAAATGGTTCAGGAGGTTGACTTAACTGTTAAGTTCATACTTGTGACTCCTTGGAATTAGATGTGGTCATGTCAATGTATTTGAGCAACAACCAACACAAGAGGACAAAGACATTTCCAAGTGAGGATGACTTGTGAGAAGAGATATTTTTCAAGTCCAAGACAGTTTGTTTTGTTAAGCTGAAATGTAGTTTGCAAAAGAGAGATTATGTTCGTATCCTTCAGATGATAATTCTTGCCTGTGAGTAAGTGGCAGATAAAAGGCTTCTATATGCAGTAACTGGAAAAAAACTTAAGGCAGTGCACACTGTATTCACTTCTACTCTAGTGCTTTTCTACTAAAGGACTTGTTGAAGACATTGTTGTAGTTAAGAAAAATGTGCTTAAGTAAGGATTTGACATGTTGGCAGCTGTGACTTGAGAAATTGACCTGTGTGATATAGTAAGTCGTTCCAGGCTTGCTACAgttttacgtacatgtatttgattctAAAGGAAAGTGGTCATTGTGCATTCCATCGTTTGATAGTTTTAAACCACGAAAAAGTATCATTTGCAAGCTTACACCTATGTATTGGCTATTCCATTTATTAAGGCAGTCATGAAAATTTCTTGGAAAGGATAGGGCTGGGAAGATCAACAACGTAGTAGAAAGGAAGTGAAAGAAAGGGGAGGAAGACTTGCTGATCTCCTTTCCTAAGATTTTAAATGGAATAGCTTTTATCTTTCTTGAGATGACCAATTCCTGTGGGCCAGTTAGACATCTTACTCAAAGTGGTCTACGTACATGCCAAAGTGCTTACAAAGCATCATAATGTGATCTGATTTGTTATCAAACCCCCAAAGTTGCTGAATAATTGTCTATTTTTGTATTGCATTATCTTTTCCATCAATGTACAAATGTTTACACCTGTATACAACATTGGATATGTTTGTAGTGACCAAGTCGAGGAGAGAACCATCAAGTATACCTGATAATTGTATGTGAAGAAAGAACAAGTTGAACCTACATCACTGAAATGCCGCTGAGAGCAAACTGGCAAAATCAGAACGTCCATGTAATTCTTTTTATGCACTTCATTTTTAATTGTCACCAATAAAACATAGTCTTCGGTAAGTCTGTGATCTCGTGTCATTGTTTGAAGTGCTGTAATAAGACAGGACAGATTATCCATATGAAAGATTAGATGCTACCATTGGAAGAAACATGCATTGATTTGACCCAACTAAGATTGTTGCCTAGCCTGTCTGCCACCTTCGAAGTATGTTGTTCCATATTGATCAGGTGAATAAGGAACAGAACATCTATTATTTAATCAAAGGagataaaacattacaaaagaAAACACTGGGATGTCTAATATGTTTACACTGATGGACCTCGATGAAGGTTAAGGAATGGGCACAAATGACCGAGGTCCAATAAAAAGCGAGAAGCCGACAGAGAACAGAGCTTAAGTGGGTGGGCGGGTGGGTGGGCGTGTTGTAAGAACCAAACGGAAACGTCAATTCACCCCTCCCCCCAAATCTtacgaggggggggggcaaaatcgaAAAcacttgttacatgtatatcaacttCCCATGAAGAATATACAGCTATCCTTAGAAGAAGCCCCCTCGtgtaagtacaagtacatgtatctagaatCACGTGCAACTACTGCTTCTCCCTTGGCCTCTTTCTACCACCACCTCTTTGCTCATACTCCATAACACAAATACCCTGCGAGCAAAACTCTCCACTCCCTATCCTCTGCTGTGTTCGCTGCGAATGGGGAGATGGTCAGGACTATCTTGTATCCGCCTCATGTTTAAATacccgtgacctctgacccgtgaCGTATAACTGCTCCAGAGTGTGCAGCACAGCCTTTCCGATCTCCCAGACAACAACCGGGCCGTTTTTCTCATCAAAATAGCAGATAGAGCGGCAGTTCATGGCGGAACACGCACTGTAGTAGtttgtaaatacataaaagcaTTGTGTTGTAGTTTTAATGTCTGTAAACTTGTCGTTTCACGACATGACAGCGGCTTCCCTCCCAACAACGTACTATTACGTTAACGCATATACATCACGAGGCACTGAGGCCAGGAGAGTGGCAGCATCACGACCAGGGACTACAAATTATCATGAGGTAAATACATAGTATCGTTCGTATGTAAATGAGTATGGGATAGTTTACTCGGCATTTGTTCTACCAATTGTGGCACCATTGTAAATATGACGTTTAACAAGCAATGAAATATAGTTTTTGCACCGTACACAGGTGTCAGTAATGTCTGTCTcctttgactatagaccaggttacagacactgtacaggtaaataaggtgtgtttcctttgacgacacaccaggtaagacaccgtataggtgagtaaggtgtgtgtctttgactacagactaggtaagacaccgtacaggtaggtaaggtgtgtttcctttgacgacACCGTCACACACCAGGTAAGGCACTGCataggtgagtaa includes the following:
- the LOC118427611 gene encoding glycine-rich RNA-binding, abscisic acid-inducible protein-like isoform X1, with protein sequence MSGEKEPGKLFVGGLSWDTTSEGLESTFSEYGEITDCKVITDRETGRSRGFGFVTFANDSDAANAKKCMDGTELDSRQIRVDYASKKSEGGGGGYRGGRGGGRYGGGGGGYGGGGYGGGGGYGGGRGRRQGGDRYGGGGYGGGRDNQYGDGGGGRSYNRGYNDDSSGYESRQHRYQPY
- the LOC118427611 gene encoding glycine-rich RNA-binding, abscisic acid-inducible protein-like isoform X2 — encoded protein: MSGEKEPGKLFVGGLSWDTTSEGLESTFSEYGEITDCKVITDRETGRSRGFGFVTFANDSDAANAKKCMDGTELDSRQIRVDYASKKSEGGGGGYRGGRGGGRYGGGGGGYGGGGYGGGGGYGGGRGRRQGGDRYGGGGYGGGRDNQYGDGGGGRSYNRGYNDYQPY